Below is a genomic region from Planctomycetia bacterium.
TGGTGGTAACGGGAGTGCTGGCTGCAGGTGGTCGATTCATCCGCCACGTATTGCAACGCACCGCTTCTCGCATCAGCCGCATTATTCAGACATTCAACTCTTACCTGGCTGAGGTACTGTTACCCAGGCCAGTGCATGTCATCCTGCCTGTCGTTGCGCCACGTGCTCCTCCGGTTCGCTAGTTCGTTGTTGTAACAACCCGTGACTGTCACATTGGTCGAACGGGTTCGTTCATGCCCCTTTCAGTAAGTTCGCACGAGTAACTATGCGGTGAATGGGCACGGTTAGCGTGAGTACACGCAAACCGTAGCACCCTGTCTGCATGACTTTAAGGCGAGAGTACTCAATCCTGTTGCGTGCTGACTGCTGCGCAGTGGCACACACAAGATCCTCTAGACCATGCAGGAATTCCTGCCAGGTCAATTCATTTCAGAGTCAATAACCGGAGATAACTTCCATGAAACAACGGCATGCGTTTACCCTGATCGAACTGCTGGTGGTGATTGCTATCATCGCCTTGCTGATGGCATTGCTGCTGCCAGCTGTGCAGAAAGTACGCGAAGCCGCCAACAAGATGATCTGTGCCAGCAATCTGAAGCAGATTGGCGTAGCACTGCATCATTATCACAATGATTACGGCGAATTCCCCAATAACCTGAAGAACTATCCGCAGTACAGCCCGTTCACTGATCTGCTGCCTTACATTGAACAGGATGGCTTGTTTCAGAGATACGACAAGAGCAAAGATCCTTTCGATCCAGTGAACATGCCGGTCTCCTCCAAGGTGCTGAAGATTTACCTGTGCCCGACGATGGCGTTGTCTGAAACTCCATCACCCGGTTACGCCAGTTATGTCTGCAACCTGGGCTCCACTTACAACTGGTCGATGTTCCCGTTTCTGGAGTTCATCTATGGCAAGCCTGATGGCGTCTTCGTTAACAGTCATCGCGTGTCATTTCGTGATATTCACGACGGCACCTCGTACACCTTTTTCGTGGGTGAATCGAGCTACTCGCTCAAGGACTACCCTGCCCCTGGCTCCATTGGCGGGTTTACTTCGTGGTCGTTTGCCTACCCGATCACCACTTTTGCTTCATCGTTCAACCGGATGAACCACAAGCAGCATTTCACTTCGCCGATTGCCAGCAGTGGCATGGGTTCGTTCCGCAGCGATCACCCCACTGGCTGCAATTTCCTGTTTGGCGATGGCTCGGTGCGGTTCATTACCGATTCGATCAACAGCGATGCAGTTCCCTTGCCGCTGCCGCTGGGTGGAATGAACCCGTATGCGGGTGGCGCAGCGTATCGTGCTCTGTCAACGCGGAACAAAGGCGAACCAGTCAACCTCGATTAACAGGAGTGCATCATGAAGCATCTGATAGCCTTGTTGCTGCTGTGCACACTGCTGACAGGCTGTGGTGAAACGGAACGCCCGATGCAATCAACCGAGCAGTTCCGCCAGAGTCTGAAGGATATTGAAAAGCTGCAGCCGCATGCAGGCAAACAAAAAGTGTAAGTGTGAGCTATTGCTCACCTGCAATTGAACGTTCAGCAAACTACCTTGAATATTCGAAGCTCACCTTCGAATATTCAAGGTCTTTGTTTTTCCCGTAACTTGAAAGGAACCGCTCGTCAAAATCTATTGATTTGATGTTTTTTACGAACATTTCTGGCACGAATGGCGTTATGCTAGTAAGCAGCTCGCTCTACAGCACTCGTAGATTCTCTCCTCCCACCAACACCGTTAAACACAAAGGCGGCTTTATGCAGAAGCTGATCAAAGGCATTCACCATTTTCAGAACAAGAACTTTCGCCCGCTGAAAGATCTGTTCGAGCAGCTCTCGCATGGACAGAATCCGGAAACACTGTTTATCACCTGTTCTGATTCGCGCATCGATCCGAATCTGCTGACGCGCTCCAAGCCGGGCGAGTTGTTCATTCTC
It encodes:
- a CDS encoding DUF1559 domain-containing protein, whose translation is MKQRHAFTLIELLVVIAIIALLMALLLPAVQKVREAANKMICASNLKQIGVALHHYHNDYGEFPNNLKNYPQYSPFTDLLPYIEQDGLFQRYDKSKDPFDPVNMPVSSKVLKIYLCPTMALSETPSPGYASYVCNLGSTYNWSMFPFLEFIYGKPDGVFVNSHRVSFRDIHDGTSYTFFVGESSYSLKDYPAPGSIGGFTSWSFAYPITTFASSFNRMNHKQHFTSPIASSGMGSFRSDHPTGCNFLFGDGSVRFITDSINSDAVPLPLPLGGMNPYAGGAAYRALSTRNKGEPVNLD